A single window of Streptomyces xanthii DNA harbors:
- a CDS encoding MFS transporter, producing MEGVNPRRWWALLVLATAQFMVIMDTSIIGVALPEMQKDLGFSQGDLQWVFNAYVIAFGGLLLLGGRLSDLLGARKVFVAGWSVLIAGSVVAAAAQTAWVEIAGRAVQGVGGALIAPASMTLLMMLFGHNPKELGKAMALYGAAAPAGGTAGVFLGGVFTEWLSWPWVFVIYVPIGLATLAATGLLPAVAPRRGAVDVLGAVFVTAGLALAVYAVVRAPEAGWGSTGTVLQLVGAAVLLGLFFVVQRVVKAPLMPLSVWRIPRLGSSNLAMALLGAAWIPMWYFLNLYLQQVLGYGAFASGAALLPMTGLLMVFMTAVTARLLGRFGAKPLIGGGLLVLAAGLFWLSAVGPTGSFLVDVLPASLVAALGMSLAYIPAMMAAMSGAPQEQAGLASGIVNTTYQVGSALGLAALTALATSQGAGRLGDLPALTDGFSAAFVGAGVIAGLAGLVTLLVMRGEPGAAAGVPVAAEKAGV from the coding sequence ATGGAAGGCGTCAATCCACGGCGCTGGTGGGCGCTGCTCGTGCTCGCCACCGCGCAGTTCATGGTCATCATGGACACCTCGATCATCGGGGTCGCGCTCCCCGAGATGCAGAAGGACCTCGGGTTCTCGCAGGGCGACCTGCAGTGGGTCTTCAACGCGTACGTCATCGCCTTCGGCGGACTGCTGCTCCTGGGCGGCCGGCTGTCCGACCTGCTCGGCGCCCGCAAGGTGTTCGTCGCCGGCTGGAGCGTCCTGATCGCCGGATCCGTCGTTGCCGCGGCCGCGCAGACCGCGTGGGTCGAGATCGCCGGGCGCGCGGTGCAGGGGGTCGGCGGCGCGCTCATCGCGCCCGCCTCCATGACGCTCCTGATGATGCTGTTCGGGCACAACCCGAAGGAACTCGGCAAGGCCATGGCCCTCTACGGGGCCGCGGCACCGGCCGGCGGCACCGCGGGCGTCTTCCTCGGCGGCGTCTTCACCGAGTGGCTGAGCTGGCCCTGGGTCTTCGTCATCTACGTGCCGATCGGCCTCGCGACCCTCGCCGCGACCGGTCTGCTGCCGGCGGTCGCTCCGCGCCGCGGCGCGGTGGACGTGCTCGGGGCCGTGTTCGTCACGGCGGGTCTCGCGCTGGCCGTCTACGCGGTCGTCCGGGCGCCCGAGGCCGGCTGGGGCTCCACCGGCACGGTGCTCCAACTCGTCGGCGCGGCCGTGCTGCTGGGGCTGTTCTTCGTCGTCCAGCGGGTCGTGAAGGCGCCGCTGATGCCGCTGAGCGTGTGGCGGATCCCGCGCCTCGGGTCCTCGAACCTGGCGATGGCGCTGCTCGGCGCGGCCTGGATCCCGATGTGGTACTTCCTCAACCTCTACCTCCAGCAGGTGCTCGGCTACGGGGCGTTCGCGTCCGGCGCGGCGCTGCTGCCCATGACCGGGCTGCTGATGGTGTTCATGACGGCGGTGACGGCGCGGCTGCTCGGACGGTTCGGGGCCAAGCCGTTGATCGGGGGCGGGCTGCTCGTGCTGGCCGCCGGGCTGTTCTGGCTGTCGGCGGTCGGGCCGACGGGGTCGTTCCTGGTGGACGTGCTGCCGGCCTCGCTGGTCGCGGCGCTCGGCATGTCCCTCGCGTACATCCCCGCGATGATGGCGGCCATGTCCGGCGCCCCGCAGGAGCAGGCCGGGCTCGCGTCCGGCATCGTCAACACGACGTACCAGGTGGGTTCGGCGCTGGGTCTCGCCGCGCTGACCGCACTCGCCACGTCGCAGGGCGCGGGCCGGCTGGGTGACCTTCCGGCGCTCACGGACGGGTTCAGCGCGGCGTTCGTCGGAGCGGGGGTCATCGCCGGGCTCGCGGGCCTGGTGACCCTGCTGGTGATGCGGGGGGAGCCGGGCGCTGCCGCGGGGGTTCCGGTGGCGGCGGAGAAGGCCGGCGTTTGA
- a CDS encoding HD domain-containing protein encodes MTDDEVKHDLIPRWRRALLAALDTDDCVIDPDRYGRALLERWSEPQRRYHTTDHLKAVLDHIDVLEAHAADPELVRLAAWFHDAVYRPDRSENEERSAALAERALAEAGLTQAQVEEVARLVRLTVTHDPADGDTNGEALCDADLAILAAPPEAYAAYTRAVREEYGFVPDEAFRAGRAAVLRQLLDLPRLFRTPHGKAAWEAPARENLGTELALLTP; translated from the coding sequence ATGACGGACGACGAGGTGAAGCACGACCTGATCCCGCGGTGGCGACGGGCCCTCCTGGCGGCACTCGACACGGACGACTGCGTCATCGACCCGGACCGCTACGGACGCGCCCTGCTGGAGCGCTGGTCGGAGCCGCAGCGCCGGTACCACACCACCGACCACCTCAAGGCGGTCCTCGACCACATCGACGTACTGGAGGCCCACGCGGCGGACCCCGAACTCGTCCGGCTCGCCGCCTGGTTCCACGACGCCGTGTACCGCCCGGACCGCTCGGAGAACGAGGAGCGTTCGGCCGCACTCGCCGAACGGGCCCTGGCGGAAGCTGGCCTGACGCAGGCTCAGGTAGAGGAGGTGGCGCGCCTGGTCCGCCTCACCGTCACCCACGACCCCGCCGACGGCGACACCAACGGCGAGGCCCTGTGCGACGCGGACCTCGCGATCCTGGCCGCCCCGCCGGAGGCCTACGCGGCGTACACCCGGGCCGTGCGCGAGGAGTACGGCTTCGTGCCCGACGAGGCGTTCCGCGCGGGCCGCGCCGCCGTGCTGCGCCAGCTCCTGGACCTGCCCCGGCTGTTCCGCACCCCGCACGGCAAGGCGGCCTGGGAGGCGCCGGCCCGCGAGAACCTCGGTACCGAACTGGCGCTGCTCACCCCCTGA
- a CDS encoding GNAT family N-acetyltransferase: MEPHRINSRRLTLHEISREAATDLNSGDGDGGFRWLGGGPGDGTRGGSGITVRAWEQGTYVRGWGTYVMVRASDQCAIGGIGFHSAPDDGLVEIGYDLVADARGQGYATEAVEVLTFWALGHGGMRTVVAHTDPDNTASQRVLERAGFTRTESAPDREEFRFVRHRA; encoded by the coding sequence ATGGAACCGCACCGCATCAACTCCCGCCGGCTCACCCTGCACGAGATCTCCCGCGAGGCCGCGACCGACCTCAACTCCGGTGACGGCGACGGAGGTTTCCGCTGGCTGGGCGGCGGGCCCGGCGACGGCACCCGCGGCGGCTCGGGCATCACGGTGCGCGCCTGGGAGCAGGGCACGTACGTGCGGGGCTGGGGCACGTACGTGATGGTGCGCGCCTCCGACCAGTGCGCGATCGGCGGCATCGGCTTCCACAGCGCGCCCGACGACGGCCTTGTGGAGATCGGCTATGACCTGGTCGCCGACGCCCGCGGGCAGGGCTACGCGACCGAGGCGGTCGAGGTACTGACCTTCTGGGCGCTCGGCCACGGCGGCATGCGCACGGTCGTCGCCCACACGGATCCGGACAACACGGCGTCCCAACGGGTCCTGGAGCGCGCCGGGTTCACCCGCACCGAGTCCGCCCCGGACCGCGAAGAGTTCCGCTTCGTCCGGCATCGCGCCTGA